From Daucus carota subsp. sativus chromosome 6, DH1 v3.0, whole genome shotgun sequence, the proteins below share one genomic window:
- the LOC108226663 gene encoding uncharacterized protein LOC108226663 isoform X2: MSSCQKYMPLLTMMQEIHFKLMTRMRQKRDEMLKTDYLICPRIKKRLDLLITESRNWTASWDGQKLFAVKQGTRVNTVDLETMSCSCRVFDLTGIPCEHAIAAIYDRRHQVIDYISDYYKRSKYLASYQHSLEAIKGEEFWEVHSTDELLPPDIPKKLRGRPKRLRRREDWEGGNRIQSSQVKTTGPILQRFSNRRKMHCSLCKSPDHRKSNCPTKSQLQDNDQGTQTQPPGNKKTRTRTENEVPVVTQTAQEPVVTQDENHVVAQRKKTPKEAKRQKIQVRRAVKNVDKQKLPFVKNNDPTGGD, encoded by the exons ATGAGCAGTTGTCAAAA ATATATGCCGTTGCTGACTATGATGCAGGAAATACACTTCAAACTCATGACTAGGATGAGACAGAAAAGGGATGAAATGCTCAAGACTGATTACTTAATCTGCCCAAGAATTAAGAAGAGGTTGGATCTGTTGATCACTGAGTCGAGAAATTGGACTGCTTCCTGGGATGGTCAAAAGTTGTTTGCTGTGAAACAAGGGACAAGGGTTAACACTGTAGACCTGGAGACAATGTCATGCTCTTGCAGAGTATTCGACCTCACAGGAATCCCCTGTGAGCATGCAATTGCTGCAATATATGACCGGAGGCACCAGGTAATTGATTATATCTCAGATTACTATAAGAGAAGCAAGTATTTGGCATCATATCAACACTCCCTTGAAGCAATAAAGGGTGAAGAGTTTTGGGAAGTTCATTCTACAGACGAACTTCTACCACCTGATATTCCAAAAAAACTTAGAGGAAGGCCTAAAAGGTTGCGAAGGAGGGAAGATTGGGAAGGTGGCAACAGGATCCAATCTTCTCAAGTCAAAACTACTGGACCTATCTTGCAGAGGTTTAGTAACCGAAGGAAAATGCATTGCAGTTTGTGCAAATCACCAGATCATAGAAAGAGTAATTGTCCAACAAAGAGTCAACTACAGGACAATGATCAAGGCACTCAGACTCAACCACCTGGCAACAAAAAGACAAGAACAAGAACTGAGAATGAGGTACCAGTGGTGACTCAAACAGCACAGGAACCGGTGGTGACACAGGATGAAAATCATGTAGTCGCACAGAGGAAGAAAACACCAAAAGAAGCAAAAAGACAGAAAATACAAGTTCGAAGAGCAGTAAAGAATGTTGACAAGCAAAAGTTGCCATTTGTGAAGAACAATGATCCTACTGGTGGAGATTGA
- the LOC108224724 gene encoding uncharacterized protein LOC108224724 — MERKRIVQSAEPEVYVQQQGIPRNQNPIGDHDIDRRLDRILSLPIMPLTDMFCNVPDPYNPVPSLEMWTDLQPGARRCYNLQRIKEVEKLITLGLQVFNSIQGNITAQAICQLMNLAYNLKDSTGEYCFGDISPELILEDTDFDEVSNDTLVIVRPCNTLTVMISREEPEYKERVANGFCYLATSYMRLYTKSAENYTRTEKPLRNRFKDFYDYALPFENFHPVPEAVNRIKFQIDVNQTLRNTFYNLVYAGESVEYGKQLKEFLYGYHILYTGMHCFPLFLKCVEAMKVTNNQLMNVLRSDYFKAQLNALEVIFNNLYGSCEQPGMERQMWKYARVFNSQFFSQLQTKNCATFTAALAHLYHSIIPPSGNDDARNIVRVKELSGGLLEIAKEYARRALTIRRDGMKDIKSSGR; from the coding sequence ATGGAAAGGAAGAGAATTGTTCAGAGCGCTGAACCAGAAGTCTATGTTCAGCAACAGGGCATCCCAAGAAATCAGAACCCTATTGGTGACCATGATATCGATAGAAGGTTGGACAGGATTCTCTCCCTACCTATCATGCCACTGACTGACATGTTTTGTAACGTTCCAGATCCTTATAATCCCGTTCCCAGTTTGGAAATGTGGACTGATCTACAACCTGGTGCTAGAAGGTGCTATAATCTGCAGAGAATAAAAGAGGTTGAGAAGCTAATTactctgggtttacaagttttTAATTCCATCCAAGGAAATATTACTGCGCAAGCCATATGTCAACTGATGAATCTGGCGTATAATCTTAAAGATTCTACTGGAGAGTACTGCTTTGGAGATATTTCACCCGAATTGATACTGGAAGACACAGATTTTGATGAAGTCTCCAATGATACACTTGTTATAGTTAGACCTTGCAATACATTAACTGTGATGATCTCTCGTGAAGAACCAGAGTATAAAGAAAGAGTTGCCAATGGGTTTTGTTATCTTGCAACAAGTTATATGAGACTATATACCAAATCAGCAGAAAACTATACGAGAACTGAAAAACCTTTGAGAAACCGATTCAAAGATTTCTATGATTATGCCTTgccttttgaaaattttcatcCAGTTCCTGAAGCTGTCAATCGTATCAAGTTTCAGATCGATGTGAATCAGACATTGAggaatactttctataattTGGTCTATGCTGGAGAGTCTGTTGAATATGGTAAGCAGTTGAAGGAGTTTCTCTACGGGTATCATATCTTGTATACCGGGATGCATTGTTTTCCATTGTTCTTGAAGTGTGTGGAAGCTATGAAGGTTACCAACAATCAACTGATGAATGTGTTGCGCTCAGATTATTTTAAAGCCCAGCTGAATGCACTGGAGGTGATATTTAACAATCTTTACGGATCATGTGAGCAACCAGGAATGGAGAGACAGATGTGGAAGTATGCCAGAGTTTTTAACAGCCAGTTCTTCAGTCAACTGCAAACAAAGAATTGTGCTACGTTTACAGCTGCCTTGGCACATCTGTATCACTCAATTATACCACCAAGTGGGAATGATGATGCCAGAAACATAGTCAGAGTTAAAGAATTGTCAGGTGGTCTACTCGAGATCGCTAAGGAGTATGCACGAAGGGCTCTGACAATTCGCAGAGATGGGATGAAAGATATAAAAAGTTCTggaagataa
- the LOC108226663 gene encoding uncharacterized protein LOC108226663 isoform X3, which translates to MPLLTMMQEIHFKLMTRMRQKRDEMLKTDYLICPRIKKRLDLLITESRNWTASWDGQKLFAVKQGTRVNTVDLETMSCSCRVFDLTGIPCEHAIAAIYDRRHQVIDYISDYYKRSKYLASYQHSLEAIKGEEFWEVHSTDELLPPDIPKKLRGRPKRLRRREDWEGGNRIQSSQVKTTGPILQRFSNRRKMHCSLCKSPDHRKSNCPTKSQLQDNDQGTQTQPPGNKKTRTRTENEVPVVTQTAQEPVVTQDENHVVAQRKKTPKEAKRQKIQVRRAVKNVDKQKLPFVKNNDPTGGD; encoded by the coding sequence ATGCCGTTGCTGACTATGATGCAGGAAATACACTTCAAACTCATGACTAGGATGAGACAGAAAAGGGATGAAATGCTCAAGACTGATTACTTAATCTGCCCAAGAATTAAGAAGAGGTTGGATCTGTTGATCACTGAGTCGAGAAATTGGACTGCTTCCTGGGATGGTCAAAAGTTGTTTGCTGTGAAACAAGGGACAAGGGTTAACACTGTAGACCTGGAGACAATGTCATGCTCTTGCAGAGTATTCGACCTCACAGGAATCCCCTGTGAGCATGCAATTGCTGCAATATATGACCGGAGGCACCAGGTAATTGATTATATCTCAGATTACTATAAGAGAAGCAAGTATTTGGCATCATATCAACACTCCCTTGAAGCAATAAAGGGTGAAGAGTTTTGGGAAGTTCATTCTACAGACGAACTTCTACCACCTGATATTCCAAAAAAACTTAGAGGAAGGCCTAAAAGGTTGCGAAGGAGGGAAGATTGGGAAGGTGGCAACAGGATCCAATCTTCTCAAGTCAAAACTACTGGACCTATCTTGCAGAGGTTTAGTAACCGAAGGAAAATGCATTGCAGTTTGTGCAAATCACCAGATCATAGAAAGAGTAATTGTCCAACAAAGAGTCAACTACAGGACAATGATCAAGGCACTCAGACTCAACCACCTGGCAACAAAAAGACAAGAACAAGAACTGAGAATGAGGTACCAGTGGTGACTCAAACAGCACAGGAACCGGTGGTGACACAGGATGAAAATCATGTAGTCGCACAGAGGAAGAAAACACCAAAAGAAGCAAAAAGACAGAAAATACAAGTTCGAAGAGCAGTAAAGAATGTTGACAAGCAAAAGTTGCCATTTGTGAAGAACAATGATCCTACTGGTGGAGATTGA
- the LOC108226663 gene encoding uncharacterized protein LOC108226663 isoform X1 — MSECFNAWIINERYMPLLTMMQEIHFKLMTRMRQKRDEMLKTDYLICPRIKKRLDLLITESRNWTASWDGQKLFAVKQGTRVNTVDLETMSCSCRVFDLTGIPCEHAIAAIYDRRHQVIDYISDYYKRSKYLASYQHSLEAIKGEEFWEVHSTDELLPPDIPKKLRGRPKRLRRREDWEGGNRIQSSQVKTTGPILQRFSNRRKMHCSLCKSPDHRKSNCPTKSQLQDNDQGTQTQPPGNKKTRTRTENEVPVVTQTAQEPVVTQDENHVVAQRKKTPKEAKRQKIQVRRAVKNVDKQKLPFVKNNDPTGGD, encoded by the exons ATGAGCGAGTGTTTTAATGCATGGATAATTAATGAACG ATATATGCCGTTGCTGACTATGATGCAGGAAATACACTTCAAACTCATGACTAGGATGAGACAGAAAAGGGATGAAATGCTCAAGACTGATTACTTAATCTGCCCAAGAATTAAGAAGAGGTTGGATCTGTTGATCACTGAGTCGAGAAATTGGACTGCTTCCTGGGATGGTCAAAAGTTGTTTGCTGTGAAACAAGGGACAAGGGTTAACACTGTAGACCTGGAGACAATGTCATGCTCTTGCAGAGTATTCGACCTCACAGGAATCCCCTGTGAGCATGCAATTGCTGCAATATATGACCGGAGGCACCAGGTAATTGATTATATCTCAGATTACTATAAGAGAAGCAAGTATTTGGCATCATATCAACACTCCCTTGAAGCAATAAAGGGTGAAGAGTTTTGGGAAGTTCATTCTACAGACGAACTTCTACCACCTGATATTCCAAAAAAACTTAGAGGAAGGCCTAAAAGGTTGCGAAGGAGGGAAGATTGGGAAGGTGGCAACAGGATCCAATCTTCTCAAGTCAAAACTACTGGACCTATCTTGCAGAGGTTTAGTAACCGAAGGAAAATGCATTGCAGTTTGTGCAAATCACCAGATCATAGAAAGAGTAATTGTCCAACAAAGAGTCAACTACAGGACAATGATCAAGGCACTCAGACTCAACCACCTGGCAACAAAAAGACAAGAACAAGAACTGAGAATGAGGTACCAGTGGTGACTCAAACAGCACAGGAACCGGTGGTGACACAGGATGAAAATCATGTAGTCGCACAGAGGAAGAAAACACCAAAAGAAGCAAAAAGACAGAAAATACAAGTTCGAAGAGCAGTAAAGAATGTTGACAAGCAAAAGTTGCCATTTGTGAAGAACAATGATCCTACTGGTGGAGATTGA